In Lachnospiraceae bacterium, one DNA window encodes the following:
- a CDS encoding helix-turn-helix domain-containing protein → MVYNLFPETEVILNKMGEQIKMARMRRNIPAELMAEQAGISRSTLHKIEAGSPSVSLGNYASVLHMLDHMESDFLFIAKNDECGRKLQDLSLMTRKRVNADKMTLIG, encoded by the coding sequence ATGGTATATAACCTGTTTCCTGAAACAGAAGTGATACTTAATAAAATGGGAGAACAGATCAAAATGGCCCGTATGCGCAGGAATATTCCTGCTGAGCTTATGGCAGAGCAGGCCGGGATCAGCAGGTCTACCTTACATAAGATAGAAGCCGGAAGCCCTTCGGTTTCTCTTGGCAATTACGCATCTGTACTTCATATGCTGGATCATATGGAAAGCGATTTTCTTTTTATTGCAAAGAATGATGAATGCGGGCGGAAATTACAGGATTTAAGCTTAATGACCCGCAAACGGGTGAATGCTGATAAAATGACTCTTATCGGCTAA
- the tnpA gene encoding IS200/IS605 family transposase, with amino-acid sequence MAKKENSLAHMKWMCKYHIVFTPKYRRKIIYNQYKADIRDIIKQLCSYKGVEIIEGHLMPDHIHMLVSIPPKISVSSFMGYLKGKSALMIFDKHANLKYKFGNRHFWAEGYYVSTVGLNEATIKKYIQEQEKHDIAMDKLSVKEYEDPFKG; translated from the coding sequence ATGGCGAAGAAAGAAAATTCACTTGCGCATATGAAATGGATGTGCAAATATCATATCGTCTTCACACCTAAGTATAGACGAAAAATAATTTACAATCAATACAAAGCGGATATAAGAGATATTATAAAACAATTGTGTAGTTATAAAGGTGTTGAAATTATTGAGGGTCATCTAATGCCAGATCATATCCATATGTTAGTAAGTATTCCGCCAAAGATAAGTGTATCATCATTCATGGGATATTTAAAAGGGAAAAGTGCGCTTATGATATTCGATAAACACGCAAATTTAAAGTATAAATTTGGAAATCGTCATTTCTGGGCAGAAGGATATTATGTTAGCACAGTAGGATTAAATGAGGCTACAATAAAAAAATATATCCAAGAGCAGGAAAAGCATGATATAGCAATGGATAAGCTAAGTGTAAAGGAATATGAAGACCCTTTTAAGGGTTAA
- the flgK gene encoding flagellar hook-associated protein FlgK, protein MVRATFSGFNTALSALQANQKRLDITGQNLSNMNTAGYTRQQLEASSLNYTNPVSHYSNGNETAVGFGVSMDRVSQIRDPYLDIQYRSQSADCSYTNRLQTALNSLSKVLDETTISGIRKAFDDVQSTLTSMQDPAKVADPIYESELRSKMQSVCNLFNQASRQISQAEQNEFQRLTGEGSSEQGDVQKINDILRQIGDLNVQIKRNQVAGHPSLELQDERNLLLDELSGYIPVETRYYKDDAHSGNNAYDYDANGAVIGKKDWPDDLEVSMNYIDAQGKSQKLILVNGSDLGTNGLTKNYGQLSVLKGDHQTAASVSDPANISIKFEKAPSYKGNGQAANDIYAELKGIHFEGGSLQASLDMLQKTGTGNVINGSTAVDDVRGYQYYSEKLDQLALTFANSMNDINNGKNHTDKNLLSNSTNDSTTGITAGNIGISKGWTSGTIHISTDGTNRTDTILDMIAAMKDTKKLNGKTFADYMNNLSTQLASDSSSNQTALKTGTTVLNSIQDSRDSLSGVSLDEEATNMMAYVSAYNAASRLMTALDEVLNTLISNTGA, encoded by the coding sequence ATGGTAAGAGCAACTTTTTCCGGTTTTAATACCGCTCTGTCCGCTCTCCAGGCCAACCAGAAACGTCTGGATATTACAGGACAGAATTTGTCAAATATGAATACTGCCGGATATACCAGGCAGCAGTTAGAGGCATCCAGCCTTAATTATACGAATCCTGTTTCCCATTATTCTAATGGGAATGAAACTGCAGTAGGCTTTGGGGTAAGCATGGACCGGGTCTCACAGATCAGAGATCCTTATCTGGATATCCAATACCGCAGCCAGTCTGCTGACTGCAGCTATACCAATCGTTTACAGACTGCCCTTAATTCCCTGTCAAAGGTACTGGATGAAACAACCATTTCCGGCATCCGTAAGGCATTTGATGATGTCCAGTCTACCCTTACAAGCATGCAGGATCCTGCAAAAGTGGCTGATCCCATCTATGAAAGTGAGCTGCGCTCTAAAATGCAGTCTGTATGTAATCTTTTTAACCAGGCATCCAGACAGATCTCACAGGCTGAACAGAATGAATTTCAAAGGCTCACAGGGGAAGGCAGCAGTGAACAGGGCGATGTGCAGAAGATCAATGACATTCTCCGCCAGATCGGTGACCTGAACGTGCAGATCAAACGTAACCAGGTTGCCGGTCATCCTTCCCTGGAACTGCAGGATGAACGAAATCTTCTTCTGGATGAGCTTTCCGGTTATATTCCTGTTGAAACCAGATATTACAAGGATGATGCCCATTCCGGGAATAACGCCTATGACTATGATGCAAATGGTGCTGTGATCGGCAAAAAGGACTGGCCTGATGACCTGGAAGTGAGCATGAATTATATTGATGCCCAGGGAAAGAGCCAGAAGCTGATCCTGGTAAACGGATCCGACCTTGGTACTAACGGTCTCACAAAAAACTACGGTCAGTTAAGTGTGTTAAAAGGCGATCACCAGACAGCTGCTTCTGTTTCTGATCCTGCAAACATTTCCATCAAGTTTGAAAAAGCCCCCAGCTATAAAGGGAATGGACAGGCTGCAAATGATATATACGCAGAGTTAAAAGGCATCCATTTTGAAGGCGGCTCTCTTCAGGCAAGCCTGGATATGCTCCAGAAAACAGGTACCGGCAATGTGATAAATGGATCTACTGCTGTGGATGATGTCCGTGGATACCAGTATTACTCAGAAAAACTGGATCAGTTAGCTTTAACTTTCGCAAATTCCATGAATGACATAAACAATGGCAAAAACCACACGGATAAGAATCTTTTATCTAATTCCACCAATGACTCAACAACTGGTATAACAGCCGGAAATATCGGTATCAGCAAAGGCTGGACCAGTGGAACGATCCATATTTCTACAGACGGCACCAACCGCACAGATACAATCCTTGATATGATCGCAGCTATGAAGGATACCAAGAAATTGAACGGAAAAACATTTGCTGATTATATGAATAACCTTTCCACCCAGCTGGCATCTGATTCCAGCTCCAACCAGACTGCATTAAAGACGGGCACAACTGTTTTAAACAGTATCCAGGACTCCAGAGACTCTCTTTCCGGTGTCAGCCTGGATGAAGAAGCAACCAATATGATGGCCTACGTTTCAGCCTATAATGCTGCTTCCCGTCTGATGACTGCCCTTGATGAAGTGTTGAATACCCTGATCAGTAATACTGGTGCATAA
- a CDS encoding carbon storage regulator has translation MLILKRKKNDSILIGNDIRITVLDCDNGSVSLAINAPKHISILREELTEAERSNLDALLSDTDSLRSIEKGLNSYMKK, from the coding sequence ATGCTGATACTGAAACGTAAAAAAAATGACAGTATCCTGATCGGGAATGACATACGCATCACTGTACTTGACTGCGACAATGGATCTGTCAGCCTGGCTATAAATGCCCCGAAGCATATTTCTATTTTGCGGGAAGAATTGACAGAAGCAGAACGCAGCAACCTGGATGCCTTATTATCTGATACAGATTCACTGCGCTCTATTGAAAAAGGACTGAATTCTTATATGAAGAAATAG
- a CDS encoding flagellin, with protein sequence MVIQHNIAAINSYRNLSINQNALSKNLEKLSSGYKINRAGDDAAGLAISETMRSQINGLNQAVNNANDAVGLIQTAEGAMTETHSMLQRMKTLTTQAANGTYTSTARGNIKAELDALNKEITRIATTTAFNGETPLKPAKKDTPLTFFIGASADSTNAMTVEQQNMTAEELKVNDLKVSNTTEAFNSMASVDAAIEKVSTYRAQLGAAQNRLEHTVNNLKVTSENITSAESRIRDTDMADEITAYTKNNILLQAAQSMLSQSNAMPQGVLSMLQ encoded by the coding sequence ATGGTAATTCAGCATAATATTGCAGCGATCAATTCTTACAGAAACTTAAGTATCAACCAGAACGCACTGAGCAAAAACTTAGAGAAGCTGTCTTCCGGTTACAAGATCAACCGTGCAGGCGATGACGCAGCAGGTCTGGCTATTTCCGAGACCATGCGTTCCCAGATTAATGGTTTAAACCAGGCTGTAAACAACGCAAACGATGCAGTTGGTCTGATCCAGACAGCAGAAGGTGCTATGACAGAGACCCACTCCATGCTTCAGCGTATGAAGACTCTGACTACCCAGGCAGCAAACGGTACTTATACCTCAACTGCAAGAGGCAACATCAAGGCTGAGCTTGATGCACTGAACAAAGAGATTACTCGTATCGCTACTACTACAGCGTTCAACGGTGAGACACCTTTAAAGCCTGCAAAGAAGGATACCCCACTTACATTCTTTATCGGTGCTAGTGCAGATTCGACCAACGCAATGACCGTTGAACAGCAGAATATGACAGCTGAAGAATTAAAGGTTAATGATCTTAAGGTATCTAACACAACTGAGGCATTCAATTCAATGGCATCTGTAGATGCTGCAATTGAGAAAGTATCTACTTACCGTGCACAGCTTGGTGCTGCCCAGAACCGTCTGGAGCATACGGTAAACAACCTGAAGGTTACTTCTGAGAACATTACCTCTGCGGAAAGCCGTATCCGTGATACAGATATGGCAGATGAGATCACAGCTTATACAAAGAACAACATTCTTTTACAGGCTGCTCAGTCTATGCTTTCCCAGTCCAACGCTATGCCTCAGGGTGTATTAAGCATGCTGCAGTAA
- a CDS encoding N-acetylmuramoyl-L-alanine amidase family protein, with amino-acid sequence MKMIRKILLCAGTGLLLGTGSLPSVPGGIFHMYTVYTAYGADSSIIETMSIKFNTTYGDPEEIPQPQITINGSGVSIGDIYYKTEYENWKPGKKVRMEITVDAAQGKYFPVSLGRSKCRVTGADFVSAKALDNTTMQVKVDYTPVTVLGDTALAGWSSLDSEKAVWKKVDYAPGYTLTLYGNDKVVKRMTVTDNSVSLKEYMTDPDKIYYYQVKAVPVTAEQKKYLKEGEFITSKEQDVDDSEEEEKEKKHAATSQSSSTGPGIAGSLKGDNFVMPDGTLAVNTWKLVGGIWYYFNAEGNRTRGWFPYGGKWYYFDGNGCMKTGWVDTGNGKWYYLNPDGDMKTGWLYDKNIWYYLNNDGSMAVNCSQDGWYLGADGAGRKE; translated from the coding sequence ATGAAAATGATCAGAAAAATACTCCTTTGTGCCGGAACAGGACTGCTGCTTGGAACAGGAAGCTTACCGTCTGTGCCAGGGGGAATCTTTCATATGTATACAGTGTATACAGCTTATGGGGCAGACAGCAGCATCATCGAGACCATGAGTATTAAATTTAACACCACTTATGGAGATCCGGAGGAAATACCACAGCCCCAGATCACCATCAACGGATCAGGGGTATCCATTGGGGATATTTATTACAAAACAGAATATGAAAACTGGAAACCTGGTAAAAAGGTACGGATGGAGATCACTGTGGATGCTGCACAGGGAAAGTATTTTCCTGTGTCCCTTGGACGATCCAAATGCCGTGTGACCGGGGCGGATTTTGTATCGGCGAAAGCCCTGGATAATACCACCATGCAGGTAAAAGTGGACTATACGCCGGTCACTGTTCTGGGTGACACAGCTTTAGCAGGCTGGAGCTCACTTGACTCAGAAAAGGCAGTGTGGAAGAAGGTAGACTATGCTCCGGGCTATACCCTGACTTTATATGGAAATGATAAAGTGGTAAAACGGATGACAGTTACAGATAACTCTGTCAGCTTAAAGGAGTACATGACAGATCCGGACAAGATCTACTATTATCAGGTAAAAGCGGTCCCGGTTACGGCAGAACAGAAAAAATACTTAAAAGAAGGGGAATTTATTACATCAAAGGAACAGGATGTAGATGACAGTGAGGAAGAGGAGAAAGAAAAAAAACATGCAGCAACTTCCCAGAGCAGCAGTACTGGTCCCGGCATAGCAGGTTCTCTAAAGGGAGACAACTTTGTTATGCCGGATGGGACTCTGGCAGTCAATACCTGGAAGCTGGTGGGAGGTATATGGTATTACTTTAATGCTGAAGGAAACCGTACCAGGGGCTGGTTCCCGTATGGTGGAAAATGGTATTATTTTGACGGAAATGGATGTATGAAGACCGGATGGGTGGACACAGGAAACGGAAAATGGTATTACTTAAACCCGGATGGGGATATGAAGACCGGTTGGCTGTATGATAAAAATATCTGGTATTATCTAAATAACGATGGATCTATGGCAGTAAACTGTTCTCAGGATGGCTGGTACCTTGGAGCAGACGGCGCAGGCCGAAAGGAGTAA
- a CDS encoding flagellin: protein MQVQNNIASINAARNQGIETGKLKKSLEKLSSGFRIVRAGDDAAGLTISEGMRSRINSLNQAMKNIDDGIGLTNVGDGALTEVHSMLQRLKTLALKSANGTYDQSNRETLNMEKDQILEEIDRIGSTTKFGEISLFSRADAKTDTTLWQPPKLDDTIPLQIGGSAQTGEVLDVERYYIGKKELKLDKTDFSKVEKGQESVGYIENAIEAVSKVRASFGAAYMHLEHTHNNLSVTSENMQAAESQIRDTNMAEEITKYTSSNIVLQSSNMMLTNANNLPQTILELLK from the coding sequence ATGCAGGTGCAGAATAACATAGCATCCATAAATGCTGCCAGAAATCAGGGGATCGAAACAGGAAAGCTGAAAAAGTCCCTTGAAAAGCTGTCTTCCGGCTTTAGGATCGTCCGTGCAGGAGATGATGCAGCTGGCCTGACGATCTCGGAAGGTATGCGCAGCAGGATCAACAGCCTGAACCAGGCGATGAAAAACATTGATGACGGCATCGGACTTACCAATGTAGGAGATGGCGCTTTGACAGAGGTCCATTCCATGCTCCAGAGACTGAAGACTCTGGCTTTAAAATCTGCAAATGGAACTTACGATCAATCCAACAGGGAAACCTTGAACATGGAAAAAGACCAGATCCTTGAGGAGATTGACAGGATTGGTTCTACCACTAAATTTGGAGAAATCTCCCTGTTTTCCAGGGCAGATGCCAAGACAGATACAACGCTCTGGCAGCCGCCAAAGCTGGATGATACGATCCCGCTCCAGATCGGCGGTTCTGCTCAGACTGGAGAAGTTCTGGATGTAGAACGCTATTATATAGGAAAAAAGGAGCTTAAGCTGGATAAGACAGATTTTTCTAAAGTAGAAAAGGGACAAGAATCTGTGGGATACATTGAAAACGCGATAGAGGCTGTTTCTAAAGTCAGGGCATCCTTTGGAGCTGCTTATATGCATCTGGAGCATACTCACAATAACTTAAGTGTTACAAGTGAAAATATGCAGGCGGCAGAAAGCCAGATCCGTGATACCAATATGGCAGAGGAGATCACAAAATATACCAGCAGTAACATCGTCCTACAGTCCTCTAATATGATGCTTACAAATGCAAATAATCTCCCTCAGACCATACTTGAACTTTTAAAATAA
- a CDS encoding flagellar protein FlgN, translated as MRAPESLIPVLEQLCTVLEQLCQVEADKLTVISADHPDQLESLLNDENMLLLQLRGLDKKRSDLLRRSGLEGLTFRQILMQEDSEEAVALLSPILERLSSQAEKLKKVKGGTDRLIRIRMKQLEQRLSGAKQSDPHVYDKYV; from the coding sequence ATGAGGGCGCCTGAAAGCCTGATCCCGGTATTAGAACAGCTGTGTACTGTATTAGAACAGCTATGCCAGGTTGAGGCTGATAAACTAACCGTTATTTCAGCTGATCATCCCGATCAGCTGGAATCTCTTTTAAATGATGAAAACATGCTTTTACTGCAGCTGCGCGGACTAGATAAAAAACGAAGTGATCTTCTTCGCAGGTCGGGTCTTGAGGGTCTTACTTTCCGCCAGATCTTGATGCAGGAGGACAGCGAGGAGGCTGTGGCACTTCTCTCTCCGATCTTGGAACGGTTATCCAGCCAGGCTGAAAAGCTGAAAAAAGTAAAAGGTGGCACAGACCGTCTGATCCGGATCCGCATGAAGCAGTTAGAACAGCGCCTTTCCGGTGCGAAGCAGAGCGATCCTCATGTTTATGACAAATATGTCTGA
- a CDS encoding EscU/YscU/HrcU family type III secretion system export apparatus switch protein, which produces MSAFERLLEQKAVALQYSPEKDSAPVIVASGMGYMAEKITEAARKSGVPVYEDDSLATLLSRLQLGAAVPEELYQAIIEIYIYFLGYVPSSEEKENETKSENT; this is translated from the coding sequence ATGTCAGCGTTTGAGCGGTTATTAGAACAAAAAGCAGTTGCACTTCAATATTCACCGGAAAAGGACAGCGCCCCGGTGATCGTTGCTTCTGGAATGGGATATATGGCAGAAAAGATCACAGAAGCAGCCAGAAAGTCAGGAGTTCCTGTTTATGAGGATGATTCCCTTGCAACTCTTTTAAGCAGATTACAGCTGGGAGCGGCTGTGCCGGAAGAATTATATCAGGCGATCATAGAAATCTACATTTATTTTTTAGGATATGTGCCGTCATCGGAGGAAAAAGAGAATGAAACAAAATCCGAAAATACCTGA
- a CDS encoding glycosyltransferase: MMKKTISQCMIVKNEEKNIRRALSWGKDIMCEQIVVDTGSSDRTVEIAREMGAKIFFFPWINDFAAAKNFAIDQAKGDWIAFLDADESFTPEETAKIPEILEYVGEDVDGLLTGIANLDENNNITNGGTMIRFFVNRPELRYVGKIHEHLVRKGRSGLHLTDATQQLAFLHTGYQEQEKKDKSKFERNLNIILEILKQEPENCDYLGYLGDTYSSGGKKEEARDAYKKAVAAMPEKLGVYDQRSSYTYTNLLRVSQCLNALEAEVEAIYKEAVEKLPKEPDFDCVMGDWYWRKGQYEKAVQMYELAIAKLETYGTVNRGIFTTSMLIQMYECLGEGCRKLGDYQKAVRYCVIVLNTDHKDMNALLTLINCFTESNVGAEEVVQFLGKIYDYSDIKDKVILLRVAMAMGRKDLERMFRGILLPQEREEFDAAMETAQSGAPLS; encoded by the coding sequence ATGATGAAAAAAACCATATCACAGTGTATGATCGTGAAAAATGAAGAAAAAAATATCCGCCGCGCCCTTTCCTGGGGGAAGGATATTATGTGTGAACAGATCGTAGTAGATACAGGCAGCAGTGACCGTACCGTGGAGATTGCCAGGGAAATGGGGGCAAAGATATTTTTTTTCCCATGGATCAATGATTTTGCTGCTGCCAAAAATTTTGCCATTGACCAGGCAAAAGGAGACTGGATCGCCTTTCTTGATGCAGATGAAAGCTTTACTCCGGAGGAAACAGCGAAGATTCCGGAGATATTGGAATATGTGGGAGAAGATGTAGACGGCCTTCTTACAGGGATCGCAAATCTGGATGAAAATAACAATATCACAAACGGCGGTACTATGATCCGATTCTTTGTAAACCGGCCGGAGCTGCGCTATGTAGGAAAAATACATGAACACCTGGTCAGAAAAGGAAGATCCGGACTGCATCTGACAGATGCTACACAGCAGCTGGCTTTCCTCCATACCGGTTACCAGGAACAGGAGAAGAAGGATAAGTCCAAATTTGAAAGGAATCTGAACATTATCCTGGAGATCCTGAAGCAGGAGCCTGAAAATTGTGATTATCTTGGATATCTGGGAGATACCTATTCTTCAGGCGGAAAAAAGGAAGAAGCAAGGGATGCATACAAAAAGGCGGTGGCAGCCATGCCGGAAAAACTGGGGGTATATGATCAGCGAAGTTCTTATACCTATACAAACCTGTTAAGGGTCTCCCAGTGCCTGAACGCACTGGAAGCCGAGGTGGAAGCTATTTACAAAGAAGCAGTGGAAAAGCTTCCGAAAGAGCCTGATTTTGACTGTGTTATGGGGGACTGGTACTGGAGAAAGGGGCAATATGAAAAAGCGGTACAGATGTATGAACTGGCTATAGCAAAGCTGGAAACCTATGGAACAGTGAACAGGGGGATCTTTACCACTTCCATGCTGATCCAGATGTATGAGTGTCTGGGAGAAGGCTGCAGGAAGCTGGGAGATTACCAGAAAGCGGTCCGCTATTGTGTGATCGTACTGAATACTGACCACAAAGATATGAATGCGCTGCTGACTCTGATCAACTGTTTTACAGAGAGCAATGTCGGCGCAGAAGAGGTAGTTCAGTTTTTAGGGAAGATTTATGATTATTCAGATATAAAAGACAAGGTGATCCTTCTGCGGGTGGCTATGGCGATGGGCAGAAAAGACCTGGAGCGGATGTTCAGGGGCATCCTCCTTCCTCAGGAGAGGGAAGAGTTTGATGCAGCCATGGAAACGGCCCAGAGCGGGGCACCGCTGTCATAG
- a CDS encoding N-acetylmuramoyl-L-alanine amidase family protein, whose protein sequence is MKQNPKIPDRKFRHRHKMLLLLLSGVLLFQWGKIDAFAAAKEIKTVNIRVTSKLEAGSKLPDIKLETTTVSDGEVAVDAGGSKYSVSEAEWTDKSSNELKASEEPQMKVTLEPEDVSEDYFVSSYKKANVKISGGTFVSARRDGDDLVVTLRINGIKGDYAAPEDAWWNEKSLGQAKWEKPDNTSGYYEVQLYRGKSKVYSVSQTSAVQYNFYPYMTKTGEYTFKVRTVPGTDSQKKYGGKSEWIESGELSITDRYVSDGKGQQTKNPSAKSGTTDTVGWVKKDNIWNYRFPDGSICRGAWQSVNGYWYYFDVNGTMLTGWQKPANDWYYLYDTGEMAAGWAKINGQWYYFWPFTENGHIQGTMAYGGWKIIGADYYFFREDGSLYTGWLEQNGSWYYLNTLDNSLQGAMFTGWLIREGKTYFLDADGVMATGWYQVDGNWYYFWPDSGEMAKNQYINGFYVNEDGIWYR, encoded by the coding sequence ATGAAACAAAATCCGAAAATACCTGACAGAAAGTTCAGACACAGACATAAAATGCTTCTGCTCCTCCTTTCAGGAGTTTTGCTGTTCCAATGGGGAAAGATAGATGCGTTTGCAGCAGCAAAAGAGATAAAAACAGTAAATATCCGTGTTACATCCAAGCTGGAAGCAGGCAGCAAGCTTCCGGATATAAAATTGGAAACGACCACGGTTTCAGATGGGGAAGTAGCAGTAGATGCAGGCGGAAGTAAATACAGCGTTTCCGAGGCAGAATGGACAGACAAAAGCTCCAATGAACTGAAGGCTTCTGAAGAACCTCAGATGAAAGTCACCCTGGAACCGGAAGATGTCAGCGAAGATTATTTTGTTTCCAGCTATAAAAAAGCCAATGTAAAGATCAGCGGGGGAACCTTTGTGTCTGCCAGGAGAGACGGGGATGATCTTGTAGTTACCCTGCGGATAAACGGGATCAAAGGAGACTATGCTGCTCCGGAAGATGCCTGGTGGAATGAAAAAAGCCTGGGACAGGCTAAATGGGAAAAGCCGGATAACACCTCCGGTTATTACGAGGTACAGCTTTACAGAGGAAAATCGAAAGTTTACAGCGTCTCCCAGACCAGTGCAGTCCAGTATAATTTTTATCCATATATGACAAAAACAGGAGAGTATACCTTTAAGGTGCGCACGGTACCGGGAACGGATTCACAAAAAAAATATGGTGGAAAAAGTGAATGGATAGAATCCGGGGAGCTTTCCATTACAGACCGGTATGTATCAGATGGTAAAGGCCAGCAGACAAAAAATCCTTCGGCAAAGTCCGGAACCACAGATACAGTAGGCTGGGTAAAAAAAGACAATATATGGAATTACAGATTTCCGGATGGCTCTATATGCCGTGGTGCATGGCAGTCGGTCAACGGATACTGGTATTATTTTGATGTCAATGGCACGATGCTCACCGGCTGGCAGAAGCCAGCAAATGACTGGTATTACCTGTATGATACTGGGGAAATGGCGGCCGGATGGGCAAAGATCAATGGTCAGTGGTATTATTTCTGGCCATTTACGGAAAATGGGCATATACAGGGAACCATGGCTTATGGAGGCTGGAAAATCATAGGGGCGGATTATTACTTTTTCAGAGAAGACGGCTCCTTATATACCGGCTGGCTGGAACAGAATGGTTCCTGGTATTATTTAAACACACTGGACAACAGCCTTCAGGGAGCCATGTTTACCGGCTGGCTGATCCGTGAAGGGAAAACTTATTTCCTGGATGCTGACGGAGTTATGGCTACCGGCTGGTATCAGGTTGACGGGAATTGGTATTATTTCTGGCCGGATTCAGGTGAAATGGCAAAAAACCAGTATATCAATGGATTCTATGTTAATGAGGACGGAATCTGGTACAGGTAA
- a CDS encoding flagellar biosynthesis anti-sigma factor FlgM: MKIQDSIQEQIHMEHVSMRQSNIALSDNISTKPADLDRASFEYTEGISADETLFARSLAHSITEDVCREKGVSVEKVAQLKKQVEEGTYEPDPMAIARAMYNL; this comes from the coding sequence ATGAAAATTCAAGATTCTATCCAGGAGCAAATACACATGGAACATGTATCAATGAGACAAAGCAATATTGCTTTGTCTGATAATATTTCTACAAAACCGGCTGATCTTGACCGAGCCAGTTTTGAATATACTGAAGGTATTTCGGCTGATGAAACACTTTTTGCACGATCTCTGGCTCACAGCATTACAGAAGATGTCTGCCGCGAGAAAGGCGTTTCCGTTGAAAAGGTTGCCCAATTAAAAAAACAGGTTGAGGAAGGAACCTACGAACCGGATCCCATGGCCATTGCAAGGGCCATGTATAATCTATGA
- a CDS encoding flagellar assembly protein FliW: protein MKIDTKYYGEMDYTKDELVVFPDGLFGFSQYHDYLPLSMEEDDSSMLILQSVDEPYVAFFLIDAATLFPSYSPVLLPEELSFLEVDSSDELSYYVICTVKKDYLDGTVNLKCPLAINPDTRKGIQVILSNADYDYRHTLRSLLGKEIKEQDTKKEINSHADTET from the coding sequence ATGAAGATTGATACAAAATATTACGGCGAGATGGATTATACCAAAGATGAACTGGTTGTATTTCCAGATGGTTTATTTGGTTTTTCCCAGTACCATGACTATCTTCCCCTCTCTATGGAGGAGGATGACAGCTCCATGCTGATACTCCAGTCTGTAGACGAACCGTATGTGGCATTTTTCCTCATTGATGCAGCCACACTCTTTCCTTCTTATTCACCGGTTCTTCTACCGGAAGAATTATCCTTTCTGGAAGTAGATTCCAGTGATGAATTATCCTATTATGTCATATGCACTGTAAAGAAGGATTATCTGGATGGAACCGTCAACTTGAAATGTCCTCTTGCCATTAATCCGGATACCCGCAAAGGGATCCAGGTGATCTTATCCAACGCTGACTATGATTACCGCCATACCTTACGTTCTCTTCTTGGTAAAGAGATAAAGGAACAGGACACTAAAAAGGAGATAAATAGCCATGCTGATACTGAAACGTAA